The Laspinema palackyanum D2c genome segment GGACGGTTGGGATTTGTGGCAGAAGCGCAAACTGCCGAACCTGGCGCAATTTTACAACGGGTGTTAGAGGAACATTACCGCAATGTAGACTCCGTGGAAATTCCTGCCGAAATTTTAGTCCAACATGAATTACCCGAGGCGGAAATACTGGGAGATTGGTTAAGCGATCGCAAGGGTCGCAAAGTCTCCATTCTCACTCCCCAACGGCAAACCAAGGCGGAATTAATCGAAATGGTTGCCAAAAATGCCGACTATGAAATGGCGCGGATGCAAAAATTCAGCGATCGCAATGCTGCTGCAATGCAGGATTTAGCAGAACTCCTGGATTTGCCAGAATTGCCACGGCGCATCGAAGGATATGATATTTCTCACGTCCAAGGGTCCGATGCCGTTGCCTCTCGCGTCGTCTTTATCGATGGACTCCCGGCAAATCAGCATTATCGCCGCTACAAAATCCGCAATCCCGAAGTGCAATCGGGTCACTCCGATGACTTTGCTAGTCTTGCAGAAGTGTTGGGACGCCGGTTTCGCGATGCGGGTCAACAAAAACGAGACACTGGTAAAATTGAACACTCCCCGGATTGGCCGGATTTGGTTATGATTGATGGTGGTAAAGGTCAATTGTCCGCAGTGGTGGAAGTGTTGCGGGAGATGGATTTATTAGAAGAGGTGCGAGTCGTGAGTTTGGCGAAACAGCGTGAGGAAATCTTCCAACCGGGAGAGTCTTTGCCTGTGCGATCGGACGCGGAACAACCCGGGGTGCAATTGTTGCGACGGTTGCGAGATGAAGCACACCGCTTTGCTGTGACGTTTCACCGGCAACAACGGACCGAACGAATGAGGCGATCGCGTTTAGATGAAATTCCCGGTTTGGGATTTGAACGGCAAAAACAACTGTTAGCGCATTTCCATTCTCTGGATTATATTAGTATCGCGACGCCGGAACAATTGGCCGAAGTTGCGGGAATTGGTCCAAGGTTGGCACAGCAAATTTATGAGTATTTTCATCCATGAACCTGAACCCCAAATTGCTTAGACGTGCCATTCCTTATTGGATTGGGGGATTAATTTGCTTTGAGGTGGCGATCGTCATCATTTACCTTGGCGGCGTCTTCATCAATCAAGAAGTTTATCCCCCGTTTGATATGGATGGATTCATGACGATTCCCACCCTATTACAAGCATCGATTCTCTTCCAAATCTCCTTGGTTTATTTAGGGATGTTCTTCTGGTCCCGCAAGTCCTCGGAACGGCCTTCTCCCGCATTTTGGTTGGTTCAATCGGTGTTATTATTCTATGTCGCCTTAGATGAACTGGTCAAACTTCACCTGGGATTAGGATCATCCAGTTGGATGCCAATTTCTGGGACAAAATATTGGATTGGAATTTATAGCTTTTTAATCGTGGCGATCGCTGTCTTCTTTTTCCGAGATTTTAAAGCACTCTGGTATGGTTATCGAAACCTAGTCATCTTAGGGTTATCAGGATTGTTGCTGGCAATTATTGGGGGATTTGGTGGCGAGATATTTAAACATATTGTTTTGAATCCTCTCCTGTCCCAGTTGTTTCCAGAACGGGAAGTATTAACCTGGGTCATCGAACAAGTTAGAGTCGCTTTCGAGGAATTTTTAGAAATGTTTGGAGAAACCTTGATGTTATATGCGGTCTTGCTATTTGTGGCGAAGAAAATTGAGCAGAAATCTCAGGAGGTTTGGGAGAACTGAGGAAAATTTTATGGTCTGTAGTAGTAAACTGCTACATTTGATGAAATGCTGGGGTAATTAGCCATTAATACTACTCAAAATTATGAGTAAAGATTATGGTTTGGATCGAGCCACACAATATAAAAAATATTTTCAGTAAAAAACCCATGAACTCGGCCATATTCGTTAGCAGAAAGCTGAAATAACTGGTAAGGCGTAGCTACTAACTGTTCTTCATTAGGAATGCCAAAGCACTTTTCGGTCACTCTAGGGTCACTCCAGTCTATGGGATGGCACCGTAGATTTGCAGCATTCTTCACGGTGATTTCTGTAACAGTCATCGTAGAAATATTTTTGAATCTTTCCAGCAACACAGAAGAATACTTAGGATCCTGATGGGTACATGGAAATTTGGGATTGTTAGTTTGTAAATAGGTAAATGAAAATTTGATACCTGGTGGATAATTTATCTCAGTGCGTGAGATTGGAGCTGAATGATTCAGCGAAATTTTCGTCTTCTTCTGTTTCTTCGGCATGAGCTGCGTAATATTCCTTCATCCACTCTTTCTTAATGATATCCGTTGAGGGGGCATCAAGCGGTAAATTGCCACGAGCAATTTTCCAAGGATCTTCTTGATGCGTCATGAGTTCTAACTCGTAAGCATCGCACCAAAAGTAAACATCTGCTATTTCTTTAAGAAACTTTTCAAGGGATCGGTCGAGAGGGGGTTTTGCAACATTCTCGATAATGGGTTTCCAGCTAAAAGACTCGTATTTTTGATACAAGGTTGGCAAAACTGGACCGTGAATCCATGCTTCAAAGTCTTCCTCAAATAAAGGAGACTCTTCAAGTGCCAAATGCCATGCTTGAGCATAGTAAACCAGCTTTTGTAGCTTCAGATTGCTGAGAAAAGAGCCAGTTTCATTGGCTAACCAAATAAAGTAATTGGCTACTTCAAAGGGACTTACCATATTTAAGTATCAGGTTTTTTTTGAACTCCTTTTTCTATTTTACCATAAACTTTCGCTTTATGCATAAAAATTTTTATTGAAACGGAGGAGAATCCACGGATCCATGCCGAGATAGAGTTCACCGATCGCAAACTCCAGCGCAAGACTCTTGAGAACCATGCGATCGCCTTCCCCATAGACTTCTGTTTCCCAGGTATTTGCACTCGTAAGGCGGCGACATTCTACCCGCTGGGTTTCCTGGGAAATTAGAATGTATTCTTCTAAAGTCTCAATCTTTTGATAATCGGTAAATTTTTCCCCTAAGTCGAAGGTTTGGGTACTGGGGGACAGGACTTCGGCGATGAATTTAGGATAGCGTTTGACATAGCGATCGCCACGGTCCCGGGAGTCACAAGTCACAAAGGCATCAGGATAGTAATAAAACTCATCTTGATAATTGACCTTAACATTCCCCGAATAAAACCGACCGTCGAGAGAGTCCCGCAACTTAACGTTAATCAGGTACAGCAGATTTTGAGCAATGCGATCGTGATTATCGGTATCGCCTGCCATTGCATAGACTAAACCGCGCCGATATTCATGACGAATTGGGGTTTGACGTTCGATGTCGAGATATTCTTTAGGACTGATGGAGTTGGGGACAGCAATCATCAGTATTGCCTCCAAAAGGTGATTGACTTTAATTCAATTAAACGATTGAATTGAACGGTAGTTTTCCATTATAATTATTTCTCTTCTCGTGATAAAATCAAATTCAGCACGTTTAACTCATGAGAATTCAATAAATATTTATCGGAAAACATTTTAGCGCGCATTTGCTCTAAACTGTAGCTTCGGAAGAGTAAAAAGGGAAATTCCCGGTATTTGCGACCGATGGGTAAGGTGTTGTAGGCGGGATAGAGGGAGTGGAGATAGCGCGAGAGTAAGGTTCTAAATTCTTGGTTTTCTTCTTCGTCGGGTTCTTCTTTGAAATACTCGGCGATCGCCTCTCCGGCAATGAAGTTAAACAATGGCATCAAATAATATTGGTCAGTATTATTGCTATATTGTTCAAACCATTGAGTGCGCGTTGCTTCATGGCGGAGTAATTCCACTAACTCAACGGCACCCCCACGGATGGCCGATCGCAGGTTTTCGGGATATTCCAAACTCTTACTCACGGCAAACATCTTTTTAATTAACTCATCGGTGGCATAGCGGCGAATCTGCTGTTGTAAGCGAATTTCATAACTTTCTTCTAATCTGTGGTGAATCGGGACGATAAGTAAACTTCCCACCAGATGACCGGGTTCAATATTGCCAAGGTCTAAAAGTTGGTCGAGGCGGTTACAGTATTGGGTAAATTGGGTATTGAATTCTTCCCTTAAGGAAAGATAGGATTTTTGCATGGTTTTCTCCGTCCCCGTTTCATCCATTAAGATAAATTCGGCATGACTGAGAAGACCTTCCAAACTGGTAAAAATATCTTGTAAGATGCCATGACTGGGTTTCTGGCGATATTCATTTTTGAGTTCGCGAATCAGGTGGGTGATTTGACCACTCAAGGTCATTCCGGCAGTGGAAACGGATTTACCGCCAATGGGAATGATTAGACAATCTTTTCTCCCCAAGGGTCCGGACCCGAAAATCCGCGTCATCATGGAAAGTTTCAGAATCAGCAAGATATTTAAGAGATTCAAGATGCTTTCTTGCATCGACAGTTGCCGTTCGGTTTCGTCATCATCTGTCTTCTCCCCTCTCCCGTTCTGGGAGAGGGGTTGGGGGCCGCCGACGTCTTCCCCAACTGATTTAGGATTGCTATAGTACACCGCGCGATCGCCTAAGTAAAATATCAGGGATTTCTCTTCCGTATCCAGGGTCTGCCGGACGCCATTTTCCTCATATTCTCCCCTGGCGCGATAAATCACCTGAATCACTTCCATGAGATTTTTCTCAATCTGAAACCGGGGAATCTCGACTAAAATATGTTTCGCTTTGGGAAAGGATAATCCCCGACTGGCGGAGGAGGTCATAAACACGACTTTGACATCTTGTTTATAGGTCTGAATTCGCAGTTTCTCCGCCTCGCCGAGACTGGCATGAATTTCCAGATAATCCCTGTAGGGTTCAAATTTACCTCGGCGCTTGCGAAGGGTTTCTATGAGTTCCTGCAACCGTTTTTTATCTTGAATGTAGACCAAGATTTGACTCGCATCCGGTTGATTTAATAACTGATAAATATCTTCCGCCAGTCGAGTTTGCATCTTCTCGACTAAGGTGCG includes the following:
- the uvrC gene encoding excinuclease ABC subunit UvrC; this translates as METTQPLTLIQDAERLENRLKEIPPVPGVYLMRDRDDRILYIGKSKKLRSRVRSYFRDSQSLSQRIERMVQQVADIEFIVTDTEAEALALEANLVKQHQPYFNVLLKDDKKYPYLCITWSETYPRIFITRKRKAGSAKDRYYGPYVDAGVLRSTVHLVKQIFPLRQRPQPLFKDRPCLNYDIGRCPGVCQGLIDSEDYRKTVQKVAMVFQGRTEELLDILKQQMEAAAEELNFEQAARLRDRIQGLQSLHAGQKVSLPDDRLSQDAIALSSNGDRACIQLFQVRAGQLVGRLGFVAEAQTAEPGAILQRVLEEHYRNVDSVEIPAEILVQHELPEAEILGDWLSDRKGRKVSILTPQRQTKAELIEMVAKNADYEMARMQKFSDRNAAAMQDLAELLDLPELPRRIEGYDISHVQGSDAVASRVVFIDGLPANQHYRRYKIRNPEVQSGHSDDFASLAEVLGRRFRDAGQQKRDTGKIEHSPDWPDLVMIDGGKGQLSAVVEVLREMDLLEEVRVVSLAKQREEIFQPGESLPVRSDAEQPGVQLLRRLRDEAHRFAVTFHRQQRTERMRRSRLDEIPGLGFERQKQLLAHFHSLDYISIATPEQLAEVAGIGPRLAQQIYEYFHP
- a CDS encoding Panacea domain-containing protein is translated as MVSPFEVANYFIWLANETGSFLSNLKLQKLVYYAQAWHLALEESPLFEEDFEAWIHGPVLPTLYQKYESFSWKPIIENVAKPPLDRSLEKFLKEIADVYFWCDAYELELMTHQEDPWKIARGNLPLDAPSTDIIKKEWMKEYYAAHAEETEEDENFAESFSSNLTH
- a CDS encoding Uma2 family endonuclease: MIAVPNSISPKEYLDIERQTPIRHEYRRGLVYAMAGDTDNHDRIAQNLLYLINVKLRDSLDGRFYSGNVKVNYQDEFYYYPDAFVTCDSRDRGDRYVKRYPKFIAEVLSPSTQTFDLGEKFTDYQKIETLEEYILISQETQRVECRRLTSANTWETEVYGEGDRMVLKSLALEFAIGELYLGMDPWILLRFNKNFYA
- a CDS encoding helicase-related protein produces the protein MIVADASIVDKDVITQHLSQPSPEPDKIYFRLAKQSPNPLTIETFQFRNLPACAINTNSYPARELNITYKIFIESVKFTSNLFQSEKRTLVEKMQTRLAEDIYQLLNQPDASQILVYIQDKKRLQELIETLRKRRGKFEPYRDYLEIHASLGEAEKLRIQTYKQDVKVVFMTSSASRGLSFPKAKHILVEIPRFQIEKNLMEVIQVIYRARGEYEENGVRQTLDTEEKSLIFYLGDRAVYYSNPKSVGEDVGGPQPLSQNGRGEKTDDDETERQLSMQESILNLLNILLILKLSMMTRIFGSGPLGRKDCLIIPIGGKSVSTAGMTLSGQITHLIRELKNEYRQKPSHGILQDIFTSLEGLLSHAEFILMDETGTEKTMQKSYLSLREEFNTQFTQYCNRLDQLLDLGNIEPGHLVGSLLIVPIHHRLEESYEIRLQQQIRRYATDELIKKMFAVSKSLEYPENLRSAIRGGAVELVELLRHEATRTQWFEQYSNNTDQYYLMPLFNFIAGEAIAEYFKEEPDEEENQEFRTLLSRYLHSLYPAYNTLPIGRKYREFPFLLFRSYSLEQMRAKMFSDKYLLNSHELNVLNLILSREEK